ACCGGCCGAGAGCAAGCCGGCAGCGCCGGCGCAGCCAGCCGCGCCGGCGGCGGCACCTGCCAAGCCGGCCGAGGCCGCGAATCCCGCCGCTCAGCCGGCTGCCCAGGTCGGCCCCGGCGGGTTCGCCGGCGGCGGCTCGCTCAAGCTGCTGATGCGCTCCCACTTCGTGCCGGCCTACGACGTCTGGTTTGACACGTGGGCCAAGGACTGGGGCGAGAAGAACAAGGTCAGCGTGGAGGTCGATCACATCCTGGCGGGCGAGCTGCCGGCCAAGTGGGCCGCCGAGGTCGCCACCAACGACGGCCACGACATCCTCGGCTTCACCCAGAGCGGCGCGATCAACGTCTTCAACAAGAGCCTGGTGGACGTGGGAGACGTCGTCAAGCAGGTCGGCGAGGCGCACGGCGGCTGGGTCGATCCGCTCTCGACGAGCATCGGGCAGTTCGAGGGCGCCTGGCGGGGCGTGCCGGCCTACTTCATCGAGTTCGGGTGCAACTACCGCAAAGATCTCTTCGACGCGAACGGCCTTCAGCCCGTGGACACCTTCGACGACCTGATGAAAGCAGGAACGCTGCTCAAGTCGAAGGGCAACCCGATCGGCATCGCCATCAACCAGAAGAGCAACGATGCCAACAACTCGTGGAGCAGCCTGCTCTGGAGCTACGGCGCATCGTATGTCGGGCAGGATGGGAAGACCGTCACTATCAACTCACCCGAGACGAAGGAGGCCGTCAAGTACGCGCTGGAGCTGTACAAGAACACGATGACCAACGAGGTGCTGTCCTGGGACGACACCGGCAACAACCAGTTCCTGGCGTCCGGGCGCGGCGCCTGGATCCAGAACCCGATCAGCTCGCTGCGGACCATCGAGAAGGACAATCCGGAACTGGCGAAGAAGATCTACATCTCGAACGCCCCATCCGGGCCGAAGGGGCGGTTCGCCTCGGTGACGGTGGAAGTCTGGGGCCTCATGAAGTGGTCCAAGAACCAGGAGGCCGCCAAGGCCCTGTTCAGCGAGTACTACGCTGGCTACCTGGACGCGGTGAAGGCCAGCCAGGGCTATAACCAGCCGATCCTCAAGAACTTCCGGAAGAAGCCGATGGCGATCATCGGCGAGGACCCGAAGCTGCAACTGCTCCAGGACTTCGATCAGGCGGCGCGGGTGGTGGGGCATCCCGGCCCGCCGACGCCGGCCGCCGCCGAGGTCGAGCAGAATTGGATCATCCCGCTGATGATCGGACAGGCCGTCCAGTCCGAGAACGTCGATACGGCGGTGGACTGGGCCACCCAGAAGGTCGAAGCGATCTACGCGAAGTACAAGTAACGACGCATCGCGCGGATGCGGACGTGTGAGACGGTGGGCTGCTGCCGCGCACGAGCTACCGGGCCAGCAGCAGCCCCCCGAGCGCCGCCAGCAGGGCTGGCGGCGTCACCAGCAGCCCGACGCGAGCGTAGGCCCAGGCCGAGATGTCGATGCCCCGCCGCCGCAGCAGCATCAGCCAGAGCATCGTGGCGAACGAGCCGACCGTCGTCAGGTTGGGACCGAGGTCGATGCCGACGATGGCCCCGGCCACCAGTCGGTCGGCCGCGGCAGGGTCCAGGCCGTGCAGGGCAGCGGCGGTCACCAGGGCCATCGGCAGGTTGTTGATCGCGTTCGAGAGGAGCGCCGTCCCCAGCCCGACCGCCGCCGGCCCGAGCGCCCCGGCCGGGCCAGACGGTTCGGCCAGGATGCCGAGCAGGCCGGTGGCCGGGGCCGTGACGCCCGAGTGGACGAGCGCCTCGACGACGACGTTGAGGCCGGCCAGCAGCGCCAGCACGCTCCACGGCACCTCGCGGGCGAGGTCGGGCAGGCTCGGGCGGACGCAGCACGCGTCGAGCAGCACCAGCAGCAGCGCGCCGCCGCAAGCTACCGCCCCCAGCGGCAGGCGCAGCAGGTCTGAGAGCAGGTAGGCGGCTACCAGCACCGCCAGCCCGAGCGTGCCAAGCCAGGCCCGTCGTCCGATTGGCTCGGGGCGCGGCGGGTGGTACCGCTGGCCGAGCGCCCCCCAGGCGAGCGCCAGCAGGCCAAGGAGGGTCACCCCGGCCGAGAGCAGGCTCGGCAGCCAGAGCCGCTCCACGAACGTCGCCAGGGTCATCGGCGCGCCGACCATCACCAGCAGGTTGGCCGGATTCGAGACCGGCAGGATGAATGAGGCGGCGTTGGCCGAGAGCGCGCAGGCGTAGGCGTACGGCAGCGGCGGCAGCTCGAGGCGGCGCGCCAGCGTGAAGACGACGGGCGTCAGCAGCAGGGCCGTCGCATCGTTCGAGAGAAAGGCCGTCACCAGGACGCCCAGCAGGTAGACCCACACCAGCAGGCGGCGCGCGCTGCCCCCCGCCAGCCGGGCGACCAGTCCGGCCGCCACGTCGAAGACGCCGGCTCGCTCGGCGGTGAACGACGAGACCATCAGGCCGATGAAGAACAGAAAGACGTTCCAACTGCCGGCCACTGCCTGCACAGCGTCGGACGGTGTCACCAGCCCGAGCAGCAGGGTCGCCGCCGCCCCGCCGAGCGCCGCGTACAGCTCCGGCAGGCCGCGCGGCCGGAGGAGGATCAGCGCCAGGGTGACCACGGCGACGCCCGCGGCGAGGATCGGCGCGCCGGAGGTTGAGGGATCGGGCATGGCGAGAGGATAGCGTCGGGCGGGTGCGCCGCGAGCGGGGACGCGGCTCGCGCGGGCAGCGCGAAGGCCGCCCGCAACGCTATCCAGGCATCATGCGGGGGAATACCCCCAGGGGGCTGACACGTCCCCATGATTCCTGAGAACGTCGAATGCCGCTGCATGAGGGGGATCGCCGCGAAAAGGTCATCTGGCCCCGCCACCTGATGACGGATACCCTCCCAACTCTCGGCGCACGGCTGCCGATGATGTACATGCACCAGGCGGCGGGGAACCAGGCGTGGCCGACAGGGAGGGCGACGGCGGTGTGGCCCAGAGCACAGGCCCATTCCGCCATCGGTCGTGCCCCTCCGTGCCGTCAGCCTGGCAAGCGTACAACAGCAGGAGAATCGACCTCTCTTCCGGCACCCGTCCCTTCGACAAGAGGGTCAGCGTTCCCTGATCGTCCCACTTGCGCCGCGTCTCGCCAACGCGGCGCGCCCCCTCTCTCTGCGGTCGGGAGCCCCGCTCCCGGCCGCATTCTTTCGCCCGCCGATCAGGACGGGCGGCCATCGACGGCAAGACGTACTACGTGCTGCTGGCAGCCTCGCAAGGGTGGACGATGCCCTGGGCCTAGGGCGTCGGGCGCAGGACGGGTTTCAAGAAGAGGATGCGGCGGCGCGGCGGGACAGCAGCCCGTTCAGCAACGGCCCGAGCATCACTGCCGCGCTGCCCAGCCCGATGACCCACAGCCCGTGCTGACGGCTGGCGGTCGGCGGCAAGAAGCCCAGCCCGCCCAGCAGCCCGATCAGCGGCACGACGCCGCTCACCACGATCAGCGTCGTCAGCCAGCCACGCCGTCCGAGCCACCCCTCCAGCAGGGCCAGCAGGGCGGCGATCCCGCCGCTCGTCGGGAAGAGGTAGATCAGGGCACGCAGCGCCTGGGCTTCCAGCGGGTTGCCGGAGCTGCCGGGGATGAACTGGCGCAGGTCCGTTGTGCTGCCGAGGAGGCGTCCGAGCACATCGCCCGAGAGCAGCGCGCCCTGCGCCCCGACCTGGATGCCGAGCCACGGCATGGTGAACGCCGCCAACAGCGCCAGCCCGCCGATCAGCGACAGGACCGTCCCGACGGGCAGACTCGGGATCGTGGCCGGGGCCGGGCTGCTGGCGGCCCCGCGAAACGGGCGGGGCGCGCCGACCAGGAAATCGTCGTGGGTGGCATCAGGCACAGGCCGAGTGTACAGGCCCGGCGGCGCCCGGGCCAGTACGGGTGGAGGCCCGAGGCGGCAGGGGGTGCGGCCTGCGCGCCGTCAGGCGGCGTGCTCGTCCCCCATCGCCCCGTAGTTCGTCTCCTCCAGCCACAGCGAGAACGCCTCGGGCGCCAGCGGACGCGAGAGGTAGTACCCCTGCGCCACGTCGCAGCCCATCCCCGAGAGCCGATCCCAGGTCTCCTCGTTCTCGATGCCCTCGGCCACCACCGCCAGCCCCAGGCTGTGCGCCAGATCGATGGTCGAGCGGACGATTGCCGCGTCGCTCTCGTTCAGGTTCATCTCCTGGACGAACGAGCGGTCGATCTTGATCTCGTTGACGGGCAGGTGCTTCAGGTAGCTGAACGTCGAGTGGCCCACCCCGAAATCGTCGATGGAGATCTGGATGCCCAGGCCGCGCAAGCGATTGAGTACATCCTTGGTCCGGATCGGGTCCGCCATCAGCGTCGTCTCGGTGATCTCCAGCACCAGTTCTGAGGGCGGGATGCCCCAGCGTGCCAGCATGCCGCCGATCTGGGCCGGCAGCTCCGGCTCCTGGAGGTTGTGCATCGAGAGGTTGACGGCAATCGGCACGCGCAGGCCGTTGTCCCGCCAGGTGTGGTACTGCGAAAGCGCCTCCTCAAGCACCCACTGCCCGAGCGGACGGATCAGGCCCGTCTGCTCGGCCACGGGGATGAACCGGTCGGGGGGAACCAGCCCCTGCTCGGGGTGCTGCCAGCGAACCAGAGCCTCAACGCGGATGACCTGTCCGGTCTTGAAGCTGACCTTCGGCTGGTAGTGCAGCCGCAGCTCGCCGTTGTCGATGGCCCGGCGCAGCTCGCTGGCGATGGCCAGCCGGTCCACGTTGTTCTGATCGTGCTCCGGCGAGTAGACCGCGAAGCCGCCGTTGTTCCGCTTGGCGACGTACATCGCCACGTCGGCCCGCCGCATCAGCGTCGCCGAGTCGTCGCCGTGGTCCGGGCAGGCCGTGATGCCCAGGCTCGCCGCGACGGTGATCTCCTGCTCGCCGATGGTGAACGGGCGTTCGAGCGCCCGCAGGATCTTCTGCGCCACGCCGATGCCGCCCTGGATCCGGACGCTCGGCAGCAGGATGGCGAACTCGTCGCCGCCCAGGCGCGCCACCGTGTCCGAGGTCCGCAACGCCGACTGCAGCCGTCCCGAGACCTGCTGCAGCAGCGCGTCGCCCGCCTGGTGCCCCAGGGTGTCGTTGACGTCCTTGAAGCGGTCCAGGTCCATCACGATCAGCGCCATGCCGCGCTCGTTGCGCCGATGGGCGATGATCAGCCGTTCGAGACGGTCGTTCAGCAGCGTGCGGTTCGGCAGGCCGGTCAGGGCATCGTGCAGCGCCTGGTGTTCCAGGGCTTCCTCGGCCCGCTTGCGCTCCGAGATGTCCTTGGCGATGCCGTAGATGCCCACGATACGCCCGCCGATCACCATCGGCAGGGCCGTGATGGTCACCGCCACCTGCTCGCCGTCGTGGTTGACGAGGTTGACCTGGAAGTCGCGCGGCTTCCCCTGCGCGACGAGCTTCAGGTGCTCGGACACCAGCTCGCGGTCCGCCACGGCGATCAGCGGCATCAGCGAGCCGCCGATCACCTCGTCCAGGCTGTAGCCGAACAGCCGCTGGAAGGCCGGGTTGGCGCTGATGATGCGCTGGTTCGTGTTGAGCGAGAAGACGCCGTCCGGGTTCTGCTCGAAGAGGGAGGCGTACCGCTGCTGGGCCTCCTCGGCCTCGTCGCGGGCGCGCTGGAGATGGGCGAGGCTGGCGTCCAGCTCGACGTTGGCGGCGCGCAGCTCGGTCGTGCGCTCGGCCACCCGCTGCTCGAGGTGCTCGGTGCGGGTCCGCTGCTGCTCGATCATCCAGCTGACGGTGACGATCAGGCTGCGGACGTCGCGCGGGTGCCAGTTCTTGATCCGGACGGGCGGCTGCGAGAAGTCGCCGTTGCCGACTGCCGTCGCCACGGCAGCCAGCTGGGCGAACGGCTGGGCCAGCGCCTTGGAGAGCAGCGCTGCCACCACCAGGCCGGCCAGGACGGCGACCAGGGCGACGAAGATCGTCTTGTGCTCCGACGACGCGATCTGCGCAGCGTAGATCGCCTCCTGCCGTGCGACGACGACGGTCCAGTTCAAGTCGCGCGCCTGAATCGGCGCGGCGATGGCCCGCACGCGGTCGCCGTCCTCGTCGAGGCCGTTCCGCAGCTCGCCGGTCAGGTTTGCGGTCGAGCGGTAGACGGGCCGGTCGCCCAGCTTCCGCATCACCTCGCCCGACGAGCCTGGGTCGGCGCCAGCGTAGGCGATCACCTGGCCCTCGGCGTCGAGGACCGTCGAGTAGGGCGGGATGCCCTTGCCGGTGATCTCCTCGGCCAGCCGCTGGATCAGCGTCAGGTCGAGCGACCCCTCCGAGAAGCCGATCATCGTGCCGCTGGCGTCGCGGATCGGCGCGACGATCTGGATGGTGGGCACGCCGATGGTACGCCCGATCTGCACCTTCGAGATCGCGGTGTCCTGGGTGGCCATCAGCTTGATGTAGTAGTCGCGGTCGCTGAAGTCCTTGCCGACGCTCGGGTTGCCCTGGATGTCCACCGTCGGGCTGGCGGCGATGGAGCGCCCCTGGATGTTGGCGACGTACATCAGCGGGAAGGTGTTGTAGGCGGCCCGCTGGCGCTCCACCATCTCCTGCAAGATGGCAGGGTCCATGGTGCCCTGGGCCTCGACCTGCTTCGCGAGCGCCTCGATAGCCCGCGCGTGGGCATCGACGATCAGGCCGACTTCGCGGGCCAGCGCCTGGGCGGCCAGCCGGTTCTGGTAGTCGCCCTGCTCGATCTGGATGCCGGCCCACTCACGGGTCTGCACCCAGCCGAGGAGGAGCGTCGGCAGGGCCGCCATCAATCCAAGACAGAGGAAGAGGTGCGCCGACAGCGTCAGCCTCCGTGCCGAGTCGGGGAGCCAGCTATTGAACACGGTCGCCTCCTCTTTCCCTGAGTCCGCTCTCCATGAGCTCACCTTGTTTTCGAGAACGTCGGCCCCGCTGACCGGAGCAACACCTTTGATATCGATGCTCGTGTGCCACCCGAGCCGTCCTGGCCCGGATGTGCGATCCGCGGAGCGGTCGGCGGCGTGCTCCCCATGGGCGCCGACCTTCGCCGCCGGGTATCCTGGCCCCGGCCGGTGTGTCAGGTGATCTGCCGTCCGGTGGACAGTCGGACGACGGTTGTGCGGTCAGCGTCAGCGTCATGCAGGGATCGCCCGCGCTGACGGCCCCAGCAGGGCTGGGATCGATGGACTCAACAGGTCGGGGATGCGCTCGACGGGCTGCGGCGACCAGAAGAAGTAGCCCTGGCCGCGCTGGCATCCCATCCGCCGCAGCAGCGTCTGCTGGCCCCAGGTCTCGATGCCCTCGGCGGTCACGTGCAGGCCCATGCTCATGGCCGCCCCCACGATGCTCTTGACCATCGTGGCCTGGGCGGCATCCGTGTCCACGTCGCAGATCAGCGAGCGGTCGATCTTGACCGCGTCGAGCGGCAGCTGCGACAGCCGCCGCAGGGAGGCCGAGCCGGTCCCGAAATCGTCCAGGACCAGCCGCACCCCAAGGTGCTTCAGGCGGCGCAGCGTCTCTTCGGCCAGGTCAGGGCCGTCCAGCAGGCTTGACTCGTTGAACTCCAGGCTCAGCGAGCCGGGGTCCAGGTGCGAGTACCAGAGCGCCTGTGCCAGGTCTTCGACCAGCTCCGGGTGCTGGAGCTGCTGGGCTGAGAGGTTGACCGCCAGCCCGAGCGGCATCGCATCGCCGCGCAGCAGCTGCCACTCGCGGACCTGCCGGCACGCCTGCTCGATGGCTCGCTGCCCCAGCGAGACGATCAGCCCCGTCTGCTCGGCAATCGGCAGGAAGCGGGACGGCTCCACGAGGCCGCGCTCCGGGTGCTCCCAGCGCAGCAGCGCTTCCATCTCGATGATGCTCTGCGTCTCGAACGAGATAATAGGCTGGTAGTGGACGCGGAACTCGTCCTTGGCGATGGCCCGGATCAGCTCGGCGCGCACCTCGGGCGTCGAGAGCGGCTGCGAGACCGGCGGTCGCAGCGGCGTCGGGGCGGTGCGCGCCGACTTCGCGGCTGGCCCGGTCCCCGCGGCGGCCGGTGCAGCCGCCTTCGCCTCCGGCTGCTCGTTCAGCAGGCCGGCCAGCCGCTCGCGGGCGTTCGGCGTGCCCGCGCGGAACTCGCAGCCGGCCTCCCAGAGCTCGATGGGGCCATCCTGCAGGTGGTCGACATGGCGCACGTCGACCCGCACCGAGACGTCGATCTCGCCATCTGGCAGGCGGAAGGTCAGCTCCAGTTGATCGCCCGGCGAGAGCTGCTGCTCCGACAGCGCCGAGAGGCCGTTGTCGCTGATGTTGCGGATCTGCGCCAGAATCGGCGTTCGGCGCCGGCCACTGATCTGGTAGGCCGCGCTCGGGCGCAGATCGACGGCCACGCGCGGCTCGCGGCGCTCCTCGCGGACCTCCGTCCGCCGCCAGTGCCCGAGCAAGTCCGTCCGCTCGGCGATCAGCGAGGCCAGCAGGCCGCCGATCAACGCCCAAAACGCCGAGGACACGCCGAACAGCGAGAACGGCGTGCAGGCGATCACAAACGCGACGACGGCCCCGAAGCGGAGTTTGCCGCTGAACGCCTGCTCGACGGCAGACTGGAACGAGGGCAGGATCGCGACGCCAGCGAGCGCCAGCACGTAGCTGGCCGGCAGGATCGAGAGCATCGAGGCGACCGGGTAGGCCGCCACGGCGATGATCAGCGTCAGGCCCGCCGAGACCAGGTTGGCCCAGTAGCGCCCGCCGACCGGGCCGGCCTCGGCGCTCGCCATGATCGGCATGCCGTTGCGCGAGACGATGGCCGCGTGGCCCCCGAAGATCGCGTTGACGATCGAGTTGATGCCCAGGACGATGGTCACGATGTTCACTGGAACCCGGTAGCCCTGCCCCCGCAGAAATCCGAGTCCCTGAACGTTGCCGAGGCCCATCGAGAGGACGACCATCGGCACGCTGACCG
This genomic stretch from Chloroflexota bacterium harbors:
- a CDS encoding arsenic transporter; its protein translation is MPDPSTSGAPILAAGVAVVTLALILLRPRGLPELYAALGGAAATLLLGLVTPSDAVQAVAGSWNVFLFFIGLMVSSFTAERAGVFDVAAGLVARLAGGSARRLLVWVYLLGVLVTAFLSNDATALLLTPVVFTLARRLELPPLPYAYACALSANAASFILPVSNPANLLVMVGAPMTLATFVERLWLPSLLSAGVTLLGLLALAWGALGQRYHPPRPEPIGRRAWLGTLGLAVLVAAYLLSDLLRLPLGAVACGGALLLVLLDACCVRPSLPDLAREVPWSVLALLAGLNVVVEALVHSGVTAPATGLLGILAEPSGPAGALGPAAVGLGTALLSNAINNLPMALVTAAALHGLDPAAADRLVAGAIVGIDLGPNLTTVGSFATMLWLMLLRRRGIDISAWAYARVGLLVTPPALLAALGGLLLAR
- a CDS encoding EAL domain-containing protein — encoded protein: MTTFIWYAVGMVPVQIAAVGQFNLPPAEVSSWIFIIWATGAVASIALSLIYRQPIPITSTIPGLLFMATLAGSYSYPELLGANLLAGVLIVLLGVTGIGGRLLEWLPMPLAMGMLGGSILGDVSKAVNATVGDAVVAGATVVGYLLGRTIRIQQIPPVGLALVSGAAAVLLTRNFSAAPVSWQLPSLVMPSIELTFSSFMAVSVPMVVLSMGLGNVQGLGFLRGQGYRVPVNIVTIVLGINSIVNAIFGGHAAIVSRNGMPIMASAEAGPVGGRYWANLVSAGLTLIIAVAAYPVASMLSILPASYVLALAGVAILPSFQSAVEQAFSGKLRFGAVVAFVIACTPFSLFGVSSAFWALIGGLLASLIAERTDLLGHWRRTEVREERREPRVAVDLRPSAAYQISGRRRTPILAQIRNISDNGLSALSEQQLSPGDQLELTFRLPDGEIDVSVRVDVRHVDHLQDGPIELWEAGCEFRAGTPNARERLAGLLNEQPEAKAAAPAAAGTGPAAKSARTAPTPLRPPVSQPLSTPEVRAELIRAIAKDEFRVHYQPIISFETQSIIEMEALLRWEHPERGLVEPSRFLPIAEQTGLIVSLGQRAIEQACRQVREWQLLRGDAMPLGLAVNLSAQQLQHPELVEDLAQALWYSHLDPGSLSLEFNESSLLDGPDLAEETLRRLKHLGVRLVLDDFGTGSASLRRLSQLPLDAVKIDRSLICDVDTDAAQATMVKSIVGAAMSMGLHVTAEGIETWGQQTLLRRMGCQRGQGYFFWSPQPVERIPDLLSPSIPALLGPSARAIPA
- a CDS encoding extracellular solute-binding protein, producing MVRETSGPEDRAVNGAAASPRRGTHTRRGFLRTAALGLGGVTVASLLAACGGGTNTPAQPAESKPAAPAQPAAPAAAPAKPAEAANPAAQPAAQVGPGGFAGGGSLKLLMRSHFVPAYDVWFDTWAKDWGEKNKVSVEVDHILAGELPAKWAAEVATNDGHDILGFTQSGAINVFNKSLVDVGDVVKQVGEAHGGWVDPLSTSIGQFEGAWRGVPAYFIEFGCNYRKDLFDANGLQPVDTFDDLMKAGTLLKSKGNPIGIAINQKSNDANNSWSSLLWSYGASYVGQDGKTVTINSPETKEAVKYALELYKNTMTNEVLSWDDTGNNQFLASGRGAWIQNPISSLRTIEKDNPELAKKIYISNAPSGPKGRFASVTVEVWGLMKWSKNQEAAKALFSEYYAGYLDAVKASQGYNQPILKNFRKKPMAIIGEDPKLQLLQDFDQAARVVGHPGPPTPAAAEVEQNWIIPLMIGQAVQSENVDTAVDWATQKVEAIYAKYK
- a CDS encoding EAL domain-containing protein — encoded protein: MFNSWLPDSARRLTLSAHLFLCLGLMAALPTLLLGWVQTREWAGIQIEQGDYQNRLAAQALAREVGLIVDAHARAIEALAKQVEAQGTMDPAILQEMVERQRAAYNTFPLMYVANIQGRSIAASPTVDIQGNPSVGKDFSDRDYYIKLMATQDTAISKVQIGRTIGVPTIQIVAPIRDASGTMIGFSEGSLDLTLIQRLAEEITGKGIPPYSTVLDAEGQVIAYAGADPGSSGEVMRKLGDRPVYRSTANLTGELRNGLDEDGDRVRAIAAPIQARDLNWTVVVARQEAIYAAQIASSEHKTIFVALVAVLAGLVVAALLSKALAQPFAQLAAVATAVGNGDFSQPPVRIKNWHPRDVRSLIVTVSWMIEQQRTRTEHLEQRVAERTTELRAANVELDASLAHLQRARDEAEEAQQRYASLFEQNPDGVFSLNTNQRIISANPAFQRLFGYSLDEVIGGSLMPLIAVADRELVSEHLKLVAQGKPRDFQVNLVNHDGEQVAVTITALPMVIGGRIVGIYGIAKDISERKRAEEALEHQALHDALTGLPNRTLLNDRLERLIIAHRRNERGMALIVMDLDRFKDVNDTLGHQAGDALLQQVSGRLQSALRTSDTVARLGGDEFAILLPSVRIQGGIGVAQKILRALERPFTIGEQEITVAASLGITACPDHGDDSATLMRRADVAMYVAKRNNGGFAVYSPEHDQNNVDRLAIASELRRAIDNGELRLHYQPKVSFKTGQVIRVEALVRWQHPEQGLVPPDRFIPVAEQTGLIRPLGQWVLEEALSQYHTWRDNGLRVPIAVNLSMHNLQEPELPAQIGGMLARWGIPPSELVLEITETTLMADPIRTKDVLNRLRGLGIQISIDDFGVGHSTFSYLKHLPVNEIKIDRSFVQEMNLNESDAAIVRSTIDLAHSLGLAVVAEGIENEETWDRLSGMGCDVAQGYYLSRPLAPEAFSLWLEETNYGAMGDEHAA